Proteins encoded together in one Mercenaria mercenaria strain notata chromosome 18, MADL_Memer_1, whole genome shotgun sequence window:
- the LOC123538703 gene encoding microfibril-associated glycoprotein 4-like — protein sequence MKIVMDYKRRTILFGCLLTFVKIWNVISCTGITFTKYHYDPSLAGYRCIPSETAFEVDDVFDPLQCGKLCHLGNICRSVFYKPESNKCIGCRVNPGVPNCDIETSSGSNYFRTKPFYRDKVPASVTDCKDIFENDCSSPSGLYNVTLWKSKKILTVFCDMETAGGGWTVFQNRFDGSVDFFRNSSEYENGFGDKSGEFWLGLKFVQEMASHGKTELRLDLTAGDGRTGYETFPNFKLDNSPNYTLHLDPGTTNIKRGVNVSFSGHDGYHFSTYDADRDVMSDYHCAEVHTTGWWFDDTCQRVNLNGVYSTPGEARIEGAAGAIIHVAFDGLKSLKSARMMFRRM from the exons ATGAAAATTGTTATGGATTACAAAAGGAGGACTATATTGTTTGGGTGTCTCTTGACTTTCGTTAAAATCTGGAACGTCATATCTTGTACCGGTATAACCTTCACCAAGTACCACTATGATCCCAGTTTGGCCGGATACAGATGTATACCAAGTGAAACTGCCTTTGAAGTTGATGACGTGTTTGATCCCCTACAATGCGGAAAACTATGTCACCTCGGTAATATTTGTCGCAGCGTATTCTACAAGCCGGAGTCTAACAAGTGCATTGGATGTCGCGTTAATCCTGGAGTGCCGAACTGCGACATTGAAACAAGCAGCGGTTCAAACTATTTCCGAACAAAACCATTTTACA GAGACAAAGTGCCAGCTTCAGTAACCGACTGCAAAGACATTTTTGAGAATGACTGCTCGTCGCCAAGTGGCCTTTATAACGTAACCTTgtggaaatcaaagaaaatattaacaGTCTTCTGTGACATGGAGACAGCAGGTGGAGGCTGGACA GTGTTTCAGAATCGGTTTGACGGCTCAGTCGACTTTTTTCGAAACTCGTCCGAATATGAAAACGGCTTCGGGGataaaagtggtgaattttggcTGG GTCTTAAGTTTGTGCAGGAAATGGCATCTCATGGAAAAACAGAGCTAAGGCTGGATCTTACGGCGGGAGATGGCAGAACTGGTTATGAAACCTTCCCAAACTTTAAGCTGGACAATAGCCCAAACTACACCCTTCACCTTGATCCTGGAACGACAAATATAA AAAGAGGTGTAAACGTGAGTTTTTCAGGACATGACGGTTATCATTTTTCAACGTACGACGCTGACCGTGATGTAATGTCTGACTACCATTGCGCAGAGGTACATACTACCGGTTGGTGGTTTGACGACACGTGTCAGCGTGTCAATCTAAATGGAGTGTACTCAACACCTGGAGAAGCACGAATAGAAGGAGCTGCTGGCGCAATTATCCACGTGGCTTTTGACGGTCTCAAATCACTTAAAAGTGCTAGAATGATGTTCCGGAGAATGTGA